A stretch of the Prochlorococcus marinus str. MIT 0918 genome encodes the following:
- the tatC gene encoding twin-arginine translocase subunit TatC has translation MVNEHGQDKQMPLVEHLEELRQRVLKSLLSILIGALICIIFVKPLVKALELPAEGIHFLQLSPGEFLFVSIKVAGYGGLTIALPYIVFQILSFVLPGLTKKEKNLITPAVAGSSLLFLVGIFFAWWALVPAALKFLVNYGADVVEPLWSIERYLDFVLLLMVGTGLSFQIPILQLLLGVFNLINWKQMLSAWRWVIMSSAIAGAIITPSTDPITMTLLASSISILFFLGVLLVAITDQFKEQIPPTAHPPSKAN, from the coding sequence ATGGTCAATGAACATGGTCAAGACAAACAAATGCCATTAGTAGAGCACCTAGAGGAACTCCGCCAAAGGGTTTTAAAAAGCCTTTTATCTATTTTAATTGGAGCCTTAATATGTATTATTTTTGTAAAACCATTAGTTAAAGCATTAGAATTACCTGCCGAAGGTATACATTTTCTTCAGCTCTCACCCGGTGAGTTTTTATTCGTATCAATAAAAGTTGCTGGTTATGGAGGGTTAACTATTGCCCTACCATATATAGTTTTTCAAATTCTTTCTTTTGTTTTACCTGGTCTTACAAAAAAAGAAAAGAACCTGATTACTCCTGCTGTAGCAGGTTCTAGCTTACTATTTCTTGTTGGAATATTTTTTGCCTGGTGGGCATTAGTACCTGCCGCTTTGAAGTTTTTAGTTAATTATGGTGCAGATGTAGTAGAACCACTTTGGTCAATTGAAAGGTATTTAGATTTTGTTTTATTGCTTATGGTTGGGACAGGGCTCTCTTTTCAAATACCAATATTACAATTGCTTTTAGGTGTTTTTAATCTCATTAACTGGAAACAAATGCTCTCTGCATGGAGATGGGTAATAATGTCTTCAGCAATTGCTGGAGCAATTATCACACCATCAACAGATCCCATAACAATGACTTTATTAGCAAGTTCTATATCAATTTTATTTTTCTTAGGTGTTTTACTTGTTGCTATTACTGATCAATTTAAAGAACAAATTCCTCCAACTGCTCATCCCCCCTCAAAAGCAAACTAA
- the psaJ gene encoding photosystem I reaction center subunit IX, translating into MFKIFSTKWFRSAPVVATLWIVITAGILVEWNRFVPDLLFHPGL; encoded by the coding sequence ATGTTTAAAATCTTCTCAACAAAATGGTTTAGATCAGCTCCTGTAGTAGCAACTCTTTGGATTGTTATTACCGCAGGAATTTTAGTTGAATGGAATAGATTTGTTCCAGACTTACTATTCCACCCAGGATTATAA
- the cobM gene encoding precorrin-4 C(11)-methyltransferase: MNPISIVGAGPGAKDLLTLRALNRVKEADVIVWTDSLISPEIIALAPTQCEKIRTSSLTLEEILCLLIKRAKDGKKIVRLHDGDPCLYGAISEQICGLAEEGIEVEVIPGISAYQATAAELKKELTIPGLVQTIILSRTSGRTGTPKTEELENFAKTGASLCIYLSARHIDDVQKKLLNHYPEDTPVAIGHRVTWKDQWLKIVPLREMAAISKKEGFIRTTLYIISPALKSHDQRSKLYYDGHKHLFRKE; the protein is encoded by the coding sequence ATGAATCCGATTTCAATAGTTGGAGCTGGACCTGGTGCCAAAGATTTATTAACGCTAAGAGCATTAAATAGAGTTAAAGAAGCTGACGTAATCGTATGGACAGACTCATTAATCTCTCCAGAAATCATAGCTCTAGCACCAACTCAATGTGAAAAAATTAGAACCAGTTCTCTAACTCTTGAAGAAATTTTATGCTTGCTTATCAAGCGAGCAAAAGACGGGAAAAAAATAGTTAGGCTTCACGATGGAGATCCATGCCTTTATGGCGCAATATCAGAGCAAATTTGCGGCTTAGCTGAAGAAGGAATAGAAGTTGAGGTTATACCTGGTATAAGTGCATATCAAGCTACTGCTGCAGAATTAAAAAAGGAATTAACCATTCCAGGTTTAGTACAAACCATTATTCTCAGCAGAACAAGTGGCAGAACCGGAACTCCCAAAACAGAAGAACTAGAGAATTTTGCAAAAACCGGGGCATCATTATGCATTTATCTAAGCGCCAGACACATAGATGATGTGCAAAAAAAACTGTTAAATCATTATCCTGAAGATACTCCTGTGGCTATTGGGCATAGGGTGACGTGGAAAGATCAATGGTTAAAAATAGTTCCTTTAAGAGAAATGGCTGCGATATCAAAAAAAGAAGGATTTATTAGAACAACGCTTTATATCATCAGTCCTGCATTGAAATCACATGATCAACGTTCAAAGCTCTATTATGATGGTCACAAACATTTATTTAGGAAAGAATAA
- a CDS encoding DUF3067 family protein gives MATSISESTQKTNPLGVQEVMQCLRNRWGVTYDLRLVLKGERFYLQMMWGYLEKQSFPLKEMEYCEKLEKVLEIINRLGKSNLVRHWLLNTKQKPSVGRAISLLLRGDEQLEEFVL, from the coding sequence GTGGCTACTAGTATTTCTGAAAGTACTCAAAAAACCAACCCTTTAGGAGTCCAAGAAGTCATGCAGTGTCTTCGCAATCGTTGGGGAGTCACTTACGACCTTAGGCTTGTATTAAAAGGTGAACGGTTTTATTTGCAAATGATGTGGGGTTATCTAGAAAAACAATCTTTCCCTTTAAAAGAAATGGAATATTGTGAAAAGCTTGAGAAAGTACTTGAGATTATTAATAGACTTGGGAAGAGCAATTTAGTTAGGCATTGGCTTTTAAATACAAAACAAAAGCCAAGTGTAGGAAGGGCTATTAGTTTGCTTTTGAGGGGGGATGAGCAGTTGGAGGAATTTGTTCTTTAA
- the petA gene encoding cytochrome f, translating into MRRILTFFLGSIIVGFSLIFFPSSSWAYPFWAQQNYENPREATGKLVCANCHLAKMTTQVEVPQSVGADSVFKAAVKIPYKAGTEEIGADGSKVPLQVGAIVMLPDGFKLAPQDRWTEDIKEETKGVYFTNYSEDKDNIILVGPLPGDQNKEIVFPILSPNPATDKNIHFGKYSINVGGNRGRGQVYPTGEKSNNSIFTSSKQGTVSSITNDEDGITNITIQSDEGDSFVETIPVGPNVIVKEGDKIEAGMALTNDPNAGGFGQLDTEVVLQSPARVFGLIAFFAGVALTQILLVLKKKQVEKVQAAKEF; encoded by the coding sequence ATGAGACGCATACTTACTTTTTTCCTAGGATCCATAATTGTTGGATTTTCTTTGATTTTCTTCCCATCTTCAAGTTGGGCCTACCCTTTCTGGGCACAACAAAATTATGAGAATCCTAGAGAAGCTACTGGCAAGTTGGTTTGTGCAAACTGTCACCTAGCAAAGATGACAACCCAAGTAGAAGTTCCTCAATCAGTTGGAGCAGATAGCGTATTTAAAGCAGCAGTTAAAATTCCTTATAAAGCAGGTACTGAAGAGATAGGCGCAGATGGAAGCAAAGTACCTCTTCAGGTAGGCGCAATTGTAATGTTGCCTGATGGCTTTAAACTTGCCCCACAAGATCGTTGGACAGAAGATATTAAAGAAGAAACCAAAGGTGTTTACTTTACCAATTACAGCGAGGATAAAGACAATATAATATTGGTTGGTCCATTACCTGGTGATCAAAATAAAGAAATAGTCTTTCCTATTCTTTCTCCCAATCCTGCAACAGATAAGAATATTCACTTTGGGAAATACTCAATAAATGTAGGAGGCAATAGAGGGAGAGGGCAGGTTTATCCGACAGGTGAAAAAAGTAACAATTCTATTTTCACATCATCCAAACAAGGCACAGTTTCATCAATTACAAATGACGAAGACGGTATTACCAATATCACAATTCAATCAGATGAAGGGGATTCATTTGTCGAAACAATTCCAGTTGGGCCAAATGTAATAGTAAAAGAAGGAGATAAAATAGAAGCAGGAATGGCTTTAACCAATGACCCTAATGCAGGTGGCTTTGGTCAGTTAGATACAGAGGTTGTCCTTCAGAGTCCTGCCAGAGTGTTTGGATTAATTGCATTCTTTGCAGGAGTTGCATTAACACAAATTTTACTAGTCCTAAAGAAGAAACAAGTCGAGAAAGTGCAAGCTGCTAAAGAATTCTAA
- the gmk gene encoding guanylate kinase, whose translation MTNQKGLILITGPSGVGKGTLVKKLLAENKNIWLSVSATTRLPREGEKDGKDYFFLNKNQFKNLIDSNGFLEWAQFAGNFYGTPKDEVQSKLSLGKKVLLEIELEGARQVRKNFPTGFQIFIAPPSFQELERRIRERGTDSEDAIERRLLRAKEELDAQKEFDAVIINDDINRALVEIKSLINK comes from the coding sequence ATGACCAATCAAAAAGGCTTGATACTAATAACTGGACCTAGTGGGGTAGGTAAAGGTACTTTAGTCAAAAAACTACTTGCTGAAAACAAGAATATTTGGCTTTCAGTTTCTGCAACTACGCGCTTACCTAGGGAAGGAGAGAAAGATGGTAAGGACTATTTCTTTTTAAATAAAAATCAATTTAAGAATTTAATTGATAGCAATGGTTTTTTGGAGTGGGCGCAATTTGCGGGTAATTTTTATGGAACTCCTAAAGATGAAGTTCAATCAAAACTGTCGTTAGGTAAAAAGGTATTACTTGAGATTGAATTAGAAGGTGCAAGACAAGTTAGGAAAAACTTCCCTACAGGATTTCAGATCTTTATAGCACCTCCTAGCTTTCAAGAACTTGAAAGAAGAATTAGAGAAAGAGGAACTGATTCAGAAGACGCAATTGAGCGTAGATTACTTAGAGCTAAAGAAGAATTAGATGCACAAAAAGAATTTGATGCAGTTATTATTAATGATGATATTAATAGAGCTTTAGTAGAAATAAAAAGCTTAATTAATAAATAG
- a CDS encoding Rqc2 family fibronectin-binding protein: MNHSTLQMMDVTSLKAVLSDLRKKIIPSRFEKIQQSDSHTVQIAFRNLNSLIWLELSWHADSPRLIEIKAPPKIHGESTLSKQIKYATKGMALIELKQQGFDRVIEFGLAFRPNESFQKFLILELMGRHSNFLLLDEKRNVTTLGKQIRESQSRLRPISTGDKYIPPPSLRGLSPTKTGSFEEWKKILSLVPVSLKKALNDNFQGISPSLSLQLANENKDIANTLINTSVQNLSSKDWQCIYSRWEKWLRVIDKEEFCLCFNGPSPYRVWKPERLAKDSDCNLSLNLGGYYTKFLAQKKLEEAYKKLSSELIKRKINEERLLHKQQDIYQKTLNVNSLTRSADMILCLNDLNKEKIKEAQKLYNTAKKLKRAKSILLERVKHHEERILFINETNLFLEYIINNKNQLEHEKLTSIKNLIEDIETYLFNKQQTNTKKGAQRKQPHQILQIKSPSGLDIQIGRNHRQNELISIKKSKKGDIWFHAQECPGSHIVLKASNGTIEEEDIKVSADLASFLSKAKGNNKVSVLMVQTNQLQKLKGAATGTVSPREGKVVWGQPSNGKRYLEQSTKKA, translated from the coding sequence ATGAACCATTCAACTCTTCAAATGATGGATGTAACCAGTCTGAAAGCTGTTCTTTCTGACTTAAGAAAAAAAATAATCCCAAGTCGTTTTGAAAAAATACAGCAATCAGATTCTCATACAGTACAAATTGCATTTCGCAATTTAAATAGCTTAATTTGGTTAGAACTAAGTTGGCATGCAGATTCTCCAAGATTAATAGAAATAAAGGCTCCTCCCAAAATCCATGGTGAAAGCACCCTAAGTAAACAAATCAAATATGCCACAAAAGGAATGGCATTAATCGAATTAAAACAACAAGGATTTGATCGAGTAATTGAATTTGGTTTGGCATTTCGCCCCAACGAAAGCTTTCAAAAATTTCTAATTCTTGAACTAATGGGCAGACACAGTAACTTTTTATTATTAGATGAAAAAAGAAACGTAACAACTCTGGGGAAACAAATACGTGAAAGTCAATCTCGTTTAAGGCCTATTAGTACTGGCGACAAATATATACCGCCACCTTCATTAAGAGGTTTAAGTCCTACGAAAACTGGATCATTTGAAGAGTGGAAAAAGATATTATCCCTAGTACCAGTATCTCTTAAAAAAGCGTTAAATGATAATTTCCAGGGTATTAGTCCATCCCTATCCCTTCAACTAGCTAATGAAAATAAAGATATTGCTAATACATTAATAAATACATCTGTACAAAACCTATCCTCAAAAGATTGGCAATGTATATATTCAAGGTGGGAAAAATGGTTAAGGGTTATTGACAAAGAAGAATTCTGCCTTTGTTTTAATGGACCGAGTCCATACAGAGTATGGAAACCTGAAAGATTAGCTAAGGATTCAGATTGCAATCTAAGTTTAAATCTTGGCGGTTACTATACTAAATTTCTAGCGCAAAAGAAGCTTGAAGAAGCATATAAAAAACTATCATCAGAGCTTATTAAAAGAAAAATAAATGAAGAGAGATTATTACATAAGCAGCAAGATATATATCAAAAAACACTAAACGTTAATTCCTTAACAAGAAGTGCAGATATGATTTTATGCTTAAATGACTTAAACAAAGAAAAAATAAAAGAAGCTCAAAAATTATATAACACAGCAAAAAAACTAAAGAGAGCTAAATCAATATTACTAGAGAGAGTAAAACATCATGAAGAAAGAATTTTATTTATAAATGAAACGAATCTATTTCTTGAATATATTATCAATAATAAGAATCAACTTGAACATGAGAAACTAACTAGTATAAAAAACCTAATAGAAGATATAGAAACTTACCTTTTTAACAAGCAACAAACCAATACTAAAAAAGGGGCACAAAGAAAACAGCCTCATCAAATTTTACAAATAAAAAGCCCAAGTGGCTTAGACATACAGATTGGTCGGAATCATCGCCAAAATGAATTAATAAGTATAAAGAAATCTAAGAAAGGAGATATTTGGTTTCATGCTCAAGAGTGTCCTGGAAGTCATATAGTTTTAAAAGCTTCCAATGGAACGATAGAAGAAGAGGATATTAAAGTTAGCGCTGATTTGGCCTCATTTTTGAGTAAAGCTAAAGGGAATAATAAAGTCTCAGTTCTTATGGTTCAAACAAATCAACTTCAAAAGCTTAAAGGTGCGGCAACAGGAACTGTAAGCCCTAGAGAAGGAAAGGTTGTATGGGGTCAACCATCCAATGGCAAAAGATATCTAGAGCAATCCACAAAAAAAGCCTAG
- a CDS encoding Photosystem I reaction center subunit III: MRRLFSILLSAFLLLGLAPLANAAGEALNADRASTEFSASGLTSCSENARFQERASAATTPKDIARFERYSKASCGDDGLPHLIIGATIEPFGALANRHHEGDILIPGHIFIYIAGIIGWSGREYLRASKKTKKPADNEIFIDFALARQCLIKGAAWPFEANKQGRSGDLREKDENITLNGPR; the protein is encoded by the coding sequence ATGCGTCGTCTCTTCTCAATCCTCCTATCAGCTTTTCTGCTTTTAGGCTTAGCACCTCTGGCAAATGCAGCTGGTGAAGCTCTCAATGCAGACAGGGCCAGTACTGAATTTTCAGCTTCCGGATTAACTTCTTGTTCAGAAAATGCTCGTTTTCAAGAACGTGCTAGTGCAGCAACTACTCCCAAAGACATAGCCAGATTTGAGCGGTATAGCAAAGCATCCTGTGGAGACGATGGCCTACCTCATCTTATTATTGGTGCAACTATTGAACCATTCGGAGCCTTGGCAAATAGGCACCATGAAGGGGATATCCTAATCCCTGGTCACATTTTCATATATATTGCTGGAATTATTGGCTGGTCTGGCAGGGAATATCTAAGGGCTTCAAAGAAAACTAAAAAGCCAGCTGACAACGAAATATTTATTGACTTTGCTTTAGCAAGACAATGCCTAATCAAAGGAGCTGCATGGCCTTTTGAAGCAAACAAACAAGGCAGAAGTGGCGATCTTCGAGAAAAAGATGAAAATATTACACTTAATGGTCCTCGCTAA
- the lgt gene encoding prolipoprotein diacylglyceryl transferase — MEAIIAALISPGPILEIGVLHLRWYGILIALAVLIGLRISSQLAKSRDLPNNLINDLLPILVLSSIIGARIYYVVFEWRKYNGIYFWSQINLFGITFSIPSFLEVWSGGIAIHGALIMGTISVIFFCKYKKQNFWDVLDVLLPSVALGQAIGRWGNFFNNEAFGIPTDLPWKLFIPYYARPDEFLNYKFFHPTFLYESLWNICIFFLLINLFRLNINGSIKLPSGALSCIYLISYGFGRIWIEGLRIDPLCIGSTPPFCEGGFKIAQIVSLMMICLGALGLLWIYQIKRKMPKLGIINKKR, encoded by the coding sequence ATGGAAGCAATTATTGCTGCCTTAATATCTCCTGGCCCAATATTAGAAATTGGAGTATTACATTTACGTTGGTATGGCATCCTTATTGCATTAGCAGTATTAATTGGTCTTAGAATTTCTAGTCAACTTGCTAAAAGTAGAGATCTTCCCAATAATTTAATCAATGACTTATTACCTATATTAGTTTTAAGCTCTATTATTGGAGCAAGAATTTATTATGTTGTATTTGAGTGGCGAAAATATAATGGTATTTACTTTTGGAGCCAAATAAATTTATTTGGCATAACATTTTCAATACCTAGTTTTCTAGAGGTTTGGAGTGGAGGTATTGCAATTCATGGTGCATTAATAATGGGAACAATTTCAGTAATATTTTTCTGTAAATATAAAAAGCAGAATTTTTGGGATGTTCTAGATGTTCTTTTACCATCAGTAGCACTTGGACAGGCTATAGGAAGGTGGGGTAATTTTTTTAACAATGAAGCTTTTGGAATCCCAACTGATCTTCCATGGAAATTATTTATCCCATATTATGCTAGACCTGATGAATTTTTAAATTACAAATTTTTTCACCCCACATTTCTCTATGAGTCACTATGGAATATATGTATTTTCTTCTTGCTAATAAATCTCTTTAGATTAAATATTAATGGTTCTATAAAGCTACCTTCTGGAGCATTAAGCTGCATATATTTAATCTCTTACGGTTTTGGCCGTATTTGGATAGAAGGGCTTAGGATTGATCCGCTATGCATTGGGTCAACTCCTCCTTTTTGTGAAGGTGGTTTTAAAATCGCACAAATCGTTAGCTTAATGATGATTTGTTTAGGTGCACTTGGTCTCTTATGGATATATCAAATCAAAAGAAAAATGCCTAAGCTTGGCATAATTAACAAGAAAAGATAA
- the petC gene encoding cytochrome b6-f complex iron-sulfur subunit: MTQMSPSDVPSMGRRQFMNLLTFGTATGVALGALYPVANFFMPLRAGGGTGGSTAKDELGNSVTASGWLSNHPAGDRSLVQGLKGDPTYLIVDGDDAIGNFGINAICTHLGCVVPWNSGENKYICPCHGSQYDANGKVVRGPAPLSLALTHIDVEDDNVLVSQWTETDFRTGDQPWWA, from the coding sequence ATGACACAAATGAGTCCTAGCGATGTGCCCTCAATGGGGAGACGTCAGTTCATGAACCTTCTTACTTTTGGTACTGCTACAGGAGTTGCCTTAGGGGCTCTATACCCTGTTGCAAATTTTTTCATGCCATTAAGAGCTGGAGGTGGGACTGGAGGTTCAACGGCAAAAGATGAACTGGGCAATTCAGTAACCGCCAGTGGATGGTTATCCAATCACCCCGCTGGCGATAGAAGTCTTGTTCAAGGTCTAAAGGGAGACCCCACTTATTTAATAGTCGACGGGGATGATGCAATTGGAAATTTTGGCATTAATGCAATATGTACTCATCTAGGCTGTGTCGTTCCTTGGAATAGTGGAGAAAATAAATACATATGCCCATGTCATGGGAGTCAATATGATGCCAATGGAAAAGTTGTAAGAGGTCCTGCACCACTATCTCTTGCCTTAACACATATAGATGTAGAAGATGACAATGTACTTGTAAGTCAATGGACAGAAACTGACTTCCGAACTGGAGATCAGCCTTGGTGGGCCTAA
- the tsaD gene encoding tRNA (adenosine(37)-N6)-threonylcarbamoyltransferase complex transferase subunit TsaD: MQTVLALETSCDETAVAVVQFKGGKFNVLANCVASQAAEHSQWGGVVPEIASRRHLENMPLLLKEAFSASGIAFSNINAIASTVTPGLQGALLVGSVTARTLSCLYNLPFLGIHHLEGHLSSVLLSDKIPTPPYLVLLVSGGHTELIMAKKNFKYERVGRSHDDAAGEAFDKVARLLGLAYPGGPAIEKIASNGDSKSFAFPKGKVSKPGGGFYPYDFSFSGLKTAVLRTVESINTKGGEVPIANIAASFEQVVAEVLVERSLKYVRDYGLNSLVMVGGVAANARLRNLMEKQASSQNIDVYIAPKAFCTDNAAMIGSAALTRLISGTTFSSIDLGVSARFQLDQSELLYKIDEPPF; encoded by the coding sequence ATGCAAACAGTACTCGCCCTCGAAACAAGTTGTGACGAGACTGCCGTAGCTGTGGTCCAATTTAAAGGTGGAAAATTTAATGTTTTAGCCAATTGTGTTGCTTCTCAAGCTGCTGAACATTCTCAATGGGGGGGCGTTGTCCCAGAGATAGCTTCAAGAAGACATCTTGAAAATATGCCTTTGCTTTTAAAAGAAGCATTTAGTGCTTCTGGAATTGCTTTCTCTAATATCAACGCAATTGCCTCAACAGTAACCCCTGGATTGCAAGGTGCTTTGTTAGTTGGATCTGTAACTGCTAGAACTTTATCTTGTTTATATAATCTTCCTTTCTTAGGGATCCACCATTTAGAGGGTCATCTTTCATCAGTATTGCTTTCGGATAAAATTCCTACTCCACCTTATTTGGTTTTGTTAGTTAGTGGAGGGCATACAGAATTAATTATGGCTAAGAAGAATTTTAAATATGAAAGAGTTGGCCGTAGTCATGATGATGCAGCTGGAGAAGCTTTTGATAAGGTTGCGAGGCTATTGGGATTGGCTTATCCAGGTGGACCTGCTATTGAGAAAATAGCTTCAAATGGAGACTCTAAAAGCTTTGCTTTCCCAAAAGGAAAGGTTTCAAAGCCTGGTGGAGGTTTCTACCCTTATGACTTTTCTTTTAGTGGTCTTAAGACAGCTGTTTTACGTACTGTTGAAAGTATTAATACAAAAGGTGGAGAGGTTCCAATAGCTAATATCGCAGCAAGTTTTGAGCAAGTTGTGGCTGAAGTCTTAGTAGAAAGAAGCTTGAAATATGTTCGAGATTATGGACTTAATTCTTTAGTTATGGTCGGAGGTGTTGCTGCTAATGCTCGTTTAAGGAACTTGATGGAAAAACAAGCTTCATCTCAGAATATTGATGTTTATATTGCACCAAAAGCTTTTTGCACAGATAATGCTGCAATGATTGGTTCAGCTGCTTTGACAAGATTAATATCAGGAACAACTTTTAGTTCAATTGATCTTGGCGTCTCAGCAAGGTTTCAATTAGATCAATCTGAACTTCTTTATAAAATTGATGAACCTCCTTTCTAA
- a CDS encoding helix-turn-helix domain-containing protein: MGKSEKIQSKANNLTDAKITLKTIGPLIKDAREKQNISLEKLSESLKISQDYLYAIEDADESSLPEMIYVKAMIRRLSEKLNIDIVSFLEKEANKKRPNKVINKKKSRIKFKKSYILFPILSIIAILSGILSTKFLVQSFLKENYTDTTNKRDILQEQTLR, translated from the coding sequence ATGGGAAAGTCTGAGAAAATACAATCAAAAGCAAATAATTTAACTGATGCTAAAATAACATTGAAAACCATTGGTCCTTTAATAAAAGATGCAAGAGAAAAACAAAATATATCACTAGAAAAATTATCTGAAAGCCTCAAAATTAGCCAAGACTATCTTTATGCAATTGAGGATGCTGATGAGAGTTCCTTACCTGAAATGATTTATGTAAAAGCAATGATAAGAAGACTCTCAGAAAAGCTAAATATTGACATAGTAAGTTTTTTAGAGAAAGAGGCTAACAAAAAGAGGCCAAATAAAGTCATAAACAAGAAGAAATCACGAATTAAATTTAAAAAGTCCTATATACTTTTTCCAATATTATCTATCATTGCAATATTGTCAGGTATTTTATCAACTAAGTTTTTGGTCCAAAGTTTTCTCAAAGAAAACTATACAGACACAACTAATAAAAGAGACATACTGCAAGAACAAACTTTAAGATAA
- a CDS encoding high light inducible protein, with the protein MNSGPTKKEKKNSIAPVSKQELNSWKRGFTPQAEIWNGRMATVGLLLGLFVLILINSFIVGK; encoded by the coding sequence ATGAATTCTGGACCGACTAAGAAAGAAAAAAAGAATTCCATTGCTCCAGTAAGTAAGCAGGAGCTTAATTCATGGAAGAGGGGTTTTACTCCTCAAGCGGAAATATGGAATGGGAGAATGGCTACAGTAGGTCTTTTGTTGGGTTTGTTTGTTTTGATATTGATAAATAGTTTCATTGTTGGCAAATAG